A single window of Culicoides brevitarsis isolate CSIRO-B50_1 chromosome 3, AGI_CSIRO_Cbre_v1, whole genome shotgun sequence DNA harbors:
- the LOC134835735 gene encoding uncharacterized protein LOC134835735 has protein sequence MESRIKQLDYDFEMMLFRAKSALDEHYHENRIIPVHWMQKLKMQARSFEEARLRNDFLFYLMSALENASLDSPFDQMPPDVPLLEMKELLPIGTRLDVEEDAQEKIQGADLFRKSPDKGAFLLKQPVPKSGIFCYLAIVAKPDQ, from the exons atggagTCGCGTATTAAACAACTGGATTATGACTTTGAAATGATGTTATTCAGAGCAAAAAGTGCACTGGATGAACATTATCACG aaaatcgcATCATTCCCGTTCACTGGatgcaaaaactcaaaatgcaAGCACGCAGTTTCGAAGAAGCCCGTTtacgaaatgattttttgttttatttgatgTCAGCGTTGGAAAATGCCTCTTTGGACTCGCCGTTTGATCAAATGCCGCCAGATGTGCCTTTGCTGGAGATGAAAGAGTTGCTGCCGATTGGTACGCGATTAGATGTGGAAGAAGATGcgcaagaaaaaattcaaggcgCAGATTTATTTCGGAAAAGTCCCGATAAAGGAGCGTTCCTGCTGAAACAACCTGTGCCAAAAAGTGGCATTTTTTGCTATTTGGCAATTGTGGCAAAGCCAGATCAGTAA